In Pelagicoccus albus, the following are encoded in one genomic region:
- a CDS encoding rhamnogalacturonan acetylesterase, whose protein sequence is MRKTTLALSSLLIASACYGSSSLSLDFGTDSPQTGFEQIASTESLEVLFSDQASMKADCLEISGQFIMALPVEEGNYNVTLHLKPTAESEIFSLKAESRRLLLNQAPQSSTQDFQYTVTLNTHRTSLKSGGEVQLKSREVDTWLWNDKLELEFTSEHLLLDAIEITPAPLVPTLHIIGDSTVADQSSEPWTGWGQIFPVFLKPGIAVVNHSSSGFAFSSFKGMQRFEKVLDTLHPGDVVIIQFGHNDQKEKGEGIGPWESYTNYIHEFVSAIRAKGGRPVLVTSMKRRNFDSEGRLTETLGDYPKAVRQAAKYLQVPLIDLNYMSGAFYSALGPKDSKNAFVHYPAGSYPEQEKDLADNTHFNPYGGHQLARCIVEGLKLAAPELDSFWVEGLGEYDPGSPDSFDSVQIPASPISTATKPYGN, encoded by the coding sequence ATGAGAAAAACGACTCTCGCCCTCTCCTCCCTGCTAATTGCATCGGCTTGCTACGGATCTTCTAGCCTCTCGCTTGATTTCGGAACAGACTCCCCCCAGACAGGATTCGAACAAATCGCCTCCACCGAGAGCTTGGAAGTGCTTTTCAGCGATCAGGCCAGCATGAAAGCCGACTGTCTCGAAATATCGGGACAATTCATCATGGCTCTGCCTGTGGAGGAGGGAAACTACAACGTGACGCTGCACCTCAAGCCAACGGCGGAATCCGAGATCTTTAGCCTCAAGGCCGAGTCCCGCCGACTTCTGCTCAACCAAGCTCCGCAGAGTTCGACTCAAGATTTCCAATACACCGTCACGCTTAACACGCACCGCACAAGTTTGAAGTCAGGCGGGGAAGTTCAGCTTAAAAGCCGCGAAGTGGATACTTGGCTCTGGAATGATAAACTGGAATTGGAATTCACCAGCGAACACCTACTACTCGACGCCATCGAGATAACGCCTGCTCCCCTCGTTCCGACCCTCCACATTATCGGCGACTCCACAGTGGCCGACCAAAGCAGCGAACCTTGGACAGGCTGGGGCCAGATTTTTCCCGTATTCCTCAAACCGGGCATCGCGGTGGTCAACCACTCTTCCTCCGGCTTCGCATTCAGCTCCTTTAAGGGAATGCAACGTTTCGAAAAGGTACTCGATACCCTACACCCAGGAGACGTCGTTATCATCCAATTCGGCCATAACGACCAGAAGGAAAAAGGCGAGGGCATCGGACCCTGGGAATCCTATACCAACTACATTCACGAATTTGTTTCAGCCATTAGAGCAAAAGGAGGAAGGCCCGTCCTCGTTACCTCCATGAAGCGACGAAATTTCGATTCGGAAGGCAGGTTAACCGAGACCTTGGGAGACTACCCGAAGGCGGTTCGCCAAGCGGCCAAGTATCTGCAAGTCCCGCTCATTGACCTCAACTACATGAGCGGAGCGTTTTATTCGGCCCTAGGACCCAAGGATTCCAAAAACGCGTTCGTGCACTACCCTGCCGGGAGCTACCCGGAACAAGAGAAGGACCTCGCGGACAACACGCACTTCAACCCCTATGGCGGACACCAGCTTGCCCGCTGCATCGTGGAGGGCTTGAAGCTAGCCGCTCCCGAACTGGACTCCTTTTGGGTCGAAGGCTTAGGCGAATACGATCCGGGCTCTCCAGATTCCTTCGACTCGGTTCAAATCCCAGCTAGCCCAATTTCAACCGCCACAAAGCCGTACGGCAACTGA
- a CDS encoding glycoside hydrolase family 43 protein, which translates to MTNFVHLFAYFTHNGQHGMRLASSRDGLTWEDIPGTGYVIVPEEGLMRDPFLLRAIDKTYHLIWTTDWESKDIGYASSKDLVNWSPQRRIPVMAKHPSVRNCWAPEMVFDPKIKKYRIYWASTVPALYPEDSSSSESGYNHRMWSVTTTDFENISEPEVFFDPGFNVIDITLHQTPDGQIRLIGKDERLDPEKKDLFFCEAKSHGGPFSPPSDPFTDSWVEGPACLQIGEWTHVYYDVYREKRYEAKRTKNFKRWEDISDRLSFPKGARHGSMLTLSKTEFDHLFPKEK; encoded by the coding sequence ATGACTAATTTCGTTCATCTATTCGCTTACTTCACTCACAACGGCCAACACGGCATGCGGCTCGCCTCGAGCCGCGACGGCCTGACTTGGGAGGACATTCCCGGGACAGGCTACGTGATCGTTCCAGAAGAGGGTCTCATGCGAGACCCTTTTTTACTCCGAGCAATCGACAAAACCTACCACTTGATCTGGACCACAGACTGGGAGTCGAAGGACATAGGCTACGCCTCTTCGAAAGATCTCGTCAATTGGAGCCCACAACGACGAATCCCCGTCATGGCGAAGCATCCAAGTGTCCGGAACTGTTGGGCGCCGGAAATGGTATTCGACCCCAAAATCAAAAAGTACCGCATCTATTGGGCCTCCACTGTTCCAGCCCTTTACCCGGAAGACTCAAGCAGTTCAGAAAGCGGATACAATCACCGTATGTGGTCCGTCACTACCACGGATTTTGAGAACATATCCGAGCCAGAGGTTTTTTTCGACCCGGGCTTCAACGTAATAGACATCACGCTTCACCAAACACCAGACGGCCAAATCCGTCTCATAGGAAAAGACGAACGCTTGGATCCTGAGAAAAAGGATTTGTTTTTCTGCGAAGCCAAATCACACGGCGGTCCCTTCTCTCCTCCCTCGGATCCATTCACCGATTCATGGGTGGAGGGCCCTGCCTGTCTGCAAATCGGAGAATGGACTCACGTCTACTACGATGTGTATCGCGAGAAAAGGTACGAAGCGAAGCGGACCAAGAACTTCAAAAGATGGGAAGACATCTCTGATCGGCTGAGCTTCCCGAAAGGCGCTCGTCACGGAAGCATGCTAACCCTCTCAAAAACTGAATTCGACCATCTATTCCCCAAGGAAAAATGA
- a CDS encoding sodium:solute symporter, with translation MSRTIRLSLLAIFFASIFAASSNAALKQELTLTPMPATPVELTGTFKGKVGDTFVIAGGASTAVYSLGPGADAWEKIGDLPAKRSAGAAVSFQDALVLVGGKSEGISLKSVTRIIPEGDSIRIEELPELPVSMASPAAGLNVSTLYVTGESNKLYTLDLSSSDSTWTEAEALPEVARNGAFLVKSVETMNVIGGSDASGISIPSAVSYHALYGWKAGHDNAPEGTVTSAVRLGDAHAVVTVRNGEFAAAYLYHMVGDTWIALREGYDKLAPDTVAIAGNNDFYFLSSTGSSHATFGTPETNYGWWDHLSVALYFVVMLWIGMHFAKQSKSSEDYFRGGHKIPWWATGMSLFATGASAMSLMAMPGKAYAGNWAFFAISIYSILALPISLYFFAPIVRKLNFGTAFEYLEERFGLSVRIIGSSIFAVYQILGRMGGVLLLPSFALEAIAGIPMQVSVPIMGLVTIAYTFLGGLSAVIWTDTIQGFVMVAAVAGCLLMVFLKIEIPMSDVWTILSDNDKLHVFDWGFNLTEENVFTVFVGIIAVTMLGIGDQNYVQRVQCGPSLKSTKKAIVTQMGVAVPINILLFALGTALFIFYKQSPSDLNPVMRNDGIYPFFAAQQLPPGASGLVIAALLAATMSTISSSICSVSNLAVDDFYKRFSKAPTEAQAVKVGRIVTVLVGLFGIASAFYLNSFDTPSIWDLALRVVSIVTATTVGIYALGLFSDKANEIGVLVGIAFGMAATYWISAEGLLIFWLYPVAGSVITYVVGLAVSIATGGNQKDIDGLTLATLKNRKGGLDD, from the coding sequence ATGTCGAGAACCATCCGTTTATCACTGCTAGCGATTTTCTTCGCCAGCATCTTCGCGGCTTCCAGTAACGCCGCGCTAAAACAGGAGCTGACGCTCACTCCCATGCCCGCAACCCCGGTCGAATTGACCGGCACCTTCAAGGGCAAGGTGGGCGACACTTTTGTGATCGCTGGTGGAGCAAGCACCGCTGTCTATTCGCTTGGACCCGGAGCAGACGCTTGGGAAAAGATTGGCGATCTTCCTGCCAAGCGATCAGCAGGAGCTGCGGTCTCCTTCCAAGACGCTCTCGTACTGGTAGGCGGAAAGAGCGAAGGGATCTCCCTCAAGAGCGTGACTCGAATCATACCGGAAGGTGACTCTATTCGCATCGAGGAACTCCCCGAGCTGCCAGTCTCCATGGCTTCGCCGGCTGCGGGGCTAAACGTATCGACACTCTACGTCACCGGTGAATCGAACAAACTCTACACCTTGGACCTCTCCTCTTCGGACTCGACCTGGACAGAGGCAGAAGCCCTGCCAGAAGTCGCTCGCAATGGTGCCTTTCTGGTCAAATCGGTTGAAACCATGAATGTCATCGGCGGATCCGACGCCAGCGGCATTTCCATTCCTTCCGCAGTTTCCTACCACGCCCTCTACGGCTGGAAAGCTGGGCACGACAACGCGCCTGAAGGCACAGTGACCAGTGCAGTACGCCTAGGCGACGCTCATGCGGTAGTGACTGTTCGCAATGGCGAATTCGCGGCCGCCTACCTGTATCACATGGTTGGCGACACCTGGATCGCTCTCCGTGAAGGCTACGACAAACTCGCTCCGGACACGGTTGCCATCGCCGGCAACAACGACTTCTACTTCCTCTCCAGCACGGGTTCATCTCACGCCACATTTGGAACTCCAGAAACCAACTACGGCTGGTGGGACCATCTCTCGGTAGCGCTTTACTTCGTAGTGATGCTCTGGATCGGGATGCACTTCGCGAAGCAAAGCAAGAGCTCAGAGGACTACTTCCGTGGCGGACACAAGATACCGTGGTGGGCTACAGGGATGAGCCTCTTCGCCACGGGTGCGAGCGCCATGAGCTTGATGGCCATGCCGGGAAAGGCTTACGCCGGGAACTGGGCCTTCTTCGCGATTAGTATCTACTCGATCTTGGCTCTACCAATCTCGCTATACTTCTTCGCCCCTATCGTTCGTAAGCTGAACTTCGGCACCGCCTTCGAATACTTGGAAGAACGCTTCGGTCTTTCCGTGCGCATCATCGGCAGCTCGATTTTTGCAGTTTACCAAATCCTCGGACGCATGGGTGGAGTATTGCTACTTCCGTCTTTCGCTCTGGAGGCGATCGCTGGTATTCCGATGCAGGTCAGTGTACCAATCATGGGACTGGTTACCATCGCTTACACCTTCCTCGGTGGTCTTTCCGCTGTTATCTGGACCGACACCATTCAAGGCTTCGTCATGGTCGCGGCAGTCGCCGGCTGTCTGCTGATGGTATTCCTGAAGATCGAAATCCCGATGTCCGATGTTTGGACCATCCTCTCCGATAACGACAAACTCCATGTCTTCGACTGGGGCTTCAACTTGACGGAAGAAAATGTCTTCACCGTCTTCGTGGGAATCATCGCGGTCACCATGCTAGGTATCGGCGACCAAAACTACGTGCAACGCGTCCAGTGCGGGCCTTCGCTCAAGTCTACCAAGAAGGCGATCGTTACGCAGATGGGCGTCGCGGTCCCGATCAACATTCTCCTCTTCGCCTTGGGCACCGCGCTTTTCATTTTCTACAAGCAGTCCCCTTCCGACCTAAACCCGGTCATGCGCAACGATGGCATCTACCCATTCTTCGCCGCTCAACAGTTGCCTCCTGGTGCGTCTGGCCTAGTCATCGCCGCTCTTCTTGCCGCGACCATGTCCACAATTTCCAGCAGCATCTGTAGTGTTTCAAACCTCGCGGTGGACGACTTCTACAAGCGTTTCTCCAAGGCGCCAACCGAAGCCCAAGCAGTAAAAGTGGGTCGTATCGTTACGGTTCTCGTTGGCCTTTTCGGTATCGCTTCCGCCTTCTATCTAAACTCTTTCGATACTCCTTCGATTTGGGACCTCGCACTCCGCGTAGTAAGTATCGTAACCGCAACTACAGTGGGTATCTACGCTCTGGGTCTCTTCTCAGACAAGGCTAACGAAATCGGCGTGCTCGTCGGTATCGCTTTCGGTATGGCTGCCACCTATTGGATTTCAGCCGAAGGACTCTTGATCTTCTGGCTCTACCCTGTAGCCGGCTCCGTGATCACCTATGTGGTTGGACTCGCGGTCAGCATCGCAACAGGCGGCAACCAGAAGGATATCGACGGTCTGACCTTGGCCACGCTGAAGAATCGAAAAGGCGGTTTGGATGACTAA
- a CDS encoding Tat pathway signal sequence domain protein: MNRRDFLIKSAFAAAVPLAMSGTTQSLFARPATKKPKAGEKAISWLDGEAPEAMEGSTWGLPWPQGELQTEDALTLKNEAGEELPLQTWTTAYWPDGSVKWTGHAIAATSAASQTLFVAKGNPVKPASPTLVTDRGAYLTVETGPIRCVIPAHGDVIFTSIERNGRAMAENARLIGYRQSKPEFEAGEAHDTESFLGRTKKVEIEQSGPVRAVIKVTGTHLTPAGREWLPFTLRLYFYAGSESVRMSHTFVYDTDGKSDFIKGMGLRFDVPMVDEQHQRHVRFAGEGKGLWGEAIRGITGLRRDPGQAVREAQIAGLPTPPLEEWDERVSSRMQYIPTWGDFSLSQESANGFTLRKRTKPGHGWIDVDQGNRAAGVAYIGGISGGVLFGMRDFWQLHPAKLDIRNANTDLAEATVWIWSPDAPAMDTRFYHDGMGMDTYEEQYDGGLAITYEDYEPDLGSAYGVARTTDFTLCVVEATPSRERTTALAESISMPAMLTATPEYYLASGVFGSLWSLPDRSTEAKKEIEDRLDWAVQYYKSQIEQRHWYGFWNYGDVMHTYDRDRHVWRYDVGGFAWDNSELSPDLWLWYSFLRTGRRDDFRIAEAMTRHNRDVDIYHVGKYAGLGSRHNVQHWGCSAKQLRISTSAYRRFHYFLTADERTGDVLNEVTEADRQLANLVPTRKLKGRTATPSATRMGIGTDFGSTAANWLTAWERTGDPKYGGWLKDAMSKIGGHPLGFFAGDFGYNPDTKKLLPPEHSQPGVSHLSAVFGLVEICAELIQLIDDDSFRDAWLQYCTLYNAPAEEQKAVLGTSFRPNLVQAHSRLTAYAAQQTDNKKLAERAWVEFSKEWGGKKTIGTNHLEGPNVLNPVDEAAWVSTNDSSQWGLAAIQNLALASEAQ, translated from the coding sequence ATGAACAGACGCGATTTCCTGATCAAAAGCGCTTTTGCCGCCGCAGTGCCCCTCGCCATGAGCGGGACAACTCAATCCCTCTTTGCGCGACCAGCTACCAAAAAGCCTAAAGCAGGCGAGAAAGCAATTAGTTGGCTAGATGGAGAGGCTCCCGAAGCGATGGAGGGAAGCACTTGGGGCCTGCCTTGGCCCCAAGGAGAGCTTCAGACAGAGGATGCCCTAACGCTTAAAAACGAAGCGGGCGAAGAGCTTCCGCTCCAGACCTGGACCACTGCCTACTGGCCAGACGGTTCCGTCAAATGGACAGGTCACGCCATCGCCGCCACCTCTGCGGCGAGCCAAACCCTTTTCGTAGCCAAAGGAAATCCAGTTAAGCCAGCTTCACCTACACTCGTCACCGACCGTGGAGCATACCTGACCGTGGAAACCGGACCGATCCGTTGCGTTATACCTGCACACGGCGACGTCATTTTCACTTCCATCGAACGCAACGGCAGAGCCATGGCAGAAAACGCGCGACTCATTGGCTACCGGCAAAGCAAGCCTGAGTTCGAAGCGGGCGAAGCCCACGATACTGAATCATTCCTCGGCCGAACTAAAAAAGTCGAGATCGAGCAATCCGGCCCCGTTCGAGCCGTCATCAAAGTAACCGGGACTCATCTGACTCCCGCAGGACGCGAATGGTTGCCCTTCACCCTGCGGCTTTATTTCTACGCCGGAAGCGAGTCCGTTCGCATGTCTCACACCTTCGTTTACGATACGGACGGAAAATCAGACTTCATCAAAGGCATGGGGCTTCGCTTCGATGTGCCGATGGTCGACGAGCAACACCAACGCCACGTCCGTTTCGCCGGAGAAGGCAAAGGCCTCTGGGGCGAAGCGATCCGCGGTATCACCGGACTACGCCGTGACCCCGGACAAGCAGTCCGCGAAGCGCAAATCGCCGGACTCCCCACTCCTCCTCTTGAAGAATGGGACGAGCGAGTAAGCTCGCGTATGCAATACATCCCTACATGGGGAGACTTTTCTCTTTCCCAAGAATCTGCCAACGGCTTCACCCTTCGCAAACGTACCAAGCCCGGACACGGCTGGATCGACGTCGACCAAGGCAACCGAGCCGCAGGCGTCGCCTACATTGGAGGCATTTCCGGCGGAGTTCTCTTTGGCATGCGCGACTTCTGGCAGTTGCACCCAGCAAAACTCGATATCCGAAATGCCAATACGGATCTGGCGGAAGCCACCGTTTGGATCTGGTCGCCCGATGCTCCCGCTATGGATACACGTTTCTACCACGACGGTATGGGCATGGACACTTACGAGGAGCAGTACGACGGCGGACTTGCCATCACCTACGAAGATTACGAGCCAGACCTCGGATCTGCATATGGCGTGGCACGTACTACTGACTTCACTCTTTGCGTCGTGGAAGCCACTCCTTCTCGCGAACGCACGACCGCTCTGGCCGAGTCAATCAGTATGCCAGCCATGCTGACCGCGACTCCTGAATACTACTTAGCTAGCGGGGTTTTTGGCAGCCTATGGAGCCTGCCTGATCGATCCACCGAAGCGAAAAAGGAAATCGAAGACCGTCTCGACTGGGCCGTCCAATACTACAAGAGCCAGATCGAACAAAGACACTGGTATGGATTCTGGAACTACGGGGACGTTATGCACACCTACGACCGCGATCGCCATGTCTGGCGCTACGACGTAGGCGGCTTCGCATGGGATAATTCCGAACTCTCGCCCGATCTCTGGCTTTGGTATTCATTCCTGCGCACAGGCCGCAGGGACGATTTCCGTATCGCGGAAGCTATGACTCGTCACAACCGCGACGTAGATATCTACCATGTTGGCAAATACGCCGGCCTCGGCTCCCGCCACAATGTCCAGCACTGGGGATGCTCCGCGAAACAGCTTCGTATCAGTACTTCAGCGTATCGCCGATTCCACTACTTCCTTACAGCGGACGAACGTACCGGCGACGTCTTAAACGAAGTCACCGAGGCGGATCGCCAACTCGCCAACCTCGTCCCAACCCGCAAGCTCAAAGGCCGAACCGCGACCCCGTCGGCTACTCGCATGGGCATCGGCACCGACTTCGGCTCCACCGCCGCCAACTGGTTGACTGCGTGGGAGCGCACTGGTGACCCTAAGTATGGAGGATGGCTGAAGGATGCCATGAGTAAGATCGGCGGACACCCGCTCGGATTCTTCGCCGGAGATTTCGGATACAATCCGGATACCAAAAAACTGCTTCCTCCAGAACACTCGCAACCCGGTGTATCGCATCTCAGCGCCGTATTCGGTTTGGTCGAAATTTGCGCCGAGCTGATACAACTCATCGACGATGACAGCTTCCGCGACGCTTGGCTCCAATACTGCACCTTGTACAACGCTCCAGCCGAAGAGCAGAAAGCGGTCCTTGGTACTTCCTTCCGCCCAAACCTCGTGCAAGCGCACTCGCGCCTGACGGCTTACGCCGCCCAACAAACCGACAACAAGAAACTCGCCGAGCGCGCCTGGGTCGAGTTCTCGAAAGAATGGGGCGGAAAAAAGACGATTGGCACAAACCATTTGGAAGGTCCGAACGTATTAAACCCAGTGGACGAAGCGGCTTGGGTTTCTACAAACGACTCCTCCCAGTGGGGACTTGCCGCCATTCAAAATTTAGCCTTGGCTTCCGAGGCCCAATAA
- a CDS encoding LacI family DNA-binding transcriptional regulator — protein sequence MSSVRELARELGLSHTTVSDALRNKPKVKKETRERVLDAARKAGYRYNPLAGALMSEMRRSSVGVFQGVLAVVDLECPEKRVKAAALYHKQISEGCREKALELGFKAELFVMGSELLTVSRLDTILNSRGIRGVILLPASTEPDISNLGWEKFAGIYTDYIIQRPALDTVCSDHFRSMVVALNKLKELGYKRPGFVLDSLHDERLLCRWEAAFRMHCLKDSGTQAPAPYVTNDLNEEGFRKWYAREKPDVVLCHKMRVFHWMENMGLNIPEQVGFCCLNTHMSEEPVSGLDLCPRTIGSRATELLVGQLHRNDYGVPEFASTTTIPAVWVDGPTTRQQ from the coding sequence ATGAGTTCCGTAAGAGAGTTGGCTCGAGAGTTGGGCCTTTCACACACCACTGTTTCCGACGCGCTTCGAAACAAGCCCAAGGTCAAAAAGGAGACGCGAGAGCGAGTTCTCGATGCGGCTCGAAAGGCAGGCTATCGCTACAACCCGCTGGCAGGCGCGTTGATGTCGGAGATGAGGCGCTCTTCGGTGGGCGTTTTCCAAGGCGTTCTAGCGGTTGTCGACCTTGAATGCCCCGAGAAGCGCGTCAAAGCGGCAGCCCTTTACCACAAGCAGATTTCCGAGGGCTGCCGGGAAAAAGCTTTGGAACTCGGTTTCAAGGCAGAGCTTTTTGTCATGGGTAGCGAGCTGCTCACCGTTTCCCGCCTCGATACGATTCTTAATTCACGCGGTATTCGCGGGGTGATCCTGCTCCCGGCATCCACGGAGCCTGACATCAGCAACCTGGGTTGGGAGAAATTCGCTGGAATTTATACCGACTATATCATTCAACGCCCTGCGTTGGACACGGTCTGTTCCGATCACTTCCGCTCTATGGTGGTAGCTCTCAATAAGCTCAAGGAGCTCGGCTACAAGCGTCCCGGCTTCGTGCTCGACTCACTGCACGACGAGCGTCTCCTTTGTCGCTGGGAGGCCGCCTTCCGGATGCACTGTCTCAAGGACTCCGGCACGCAGGCTCCAGCTCCTTACGTGACTAATGATTTGAACGAAGAAGGTTTCAGGAAGTGGTACGCTCGCGAAAAGCCGGACGTGGTGCTTTGTCACAAGATGAGGGTTTTCCACTGGATGGAGAACATGGGACTGAATATTCCGGAGCAGGTTGGCTTTTGTTGTCTCAATACGCACATGAGCGAGGAGCCTGTTAGTGGCTTGGATTTGTGTCCGAGAACTATTGGCAGCCGAGCGACGGAGCTATTGGTCGGGCAGTTGCACCGCAACGATTACGGGGTCCCGGAATTTGCCTCCACTACCACCATTCCGGCGGTTTGGGTAGATGGCCCCACTACGCGGCAGCAGTAG
- the galB gene encoding beta-galactosidase GalB has protein sequence MLRLSVALALAASFCLAAWPASDRNEGRTRVLLNEGWKFMKYESAELADDLIYDVRPEVLDGEDGKAADAKPTEAVAVKVDRTVLNPWVLPTANAFIADPADRHARPEGQSPGAEFPFNQLDFDDSGWEEVRLPHDWAIEGPFMEGKDAAVGGGMGRLPSPGVAWYRKSLDIPTEDEGKSVFLEIDGAMSYAMVWCNGTLVGGWPYGYASWRLDLTDYLEFGGANQISIRVDNPPYSSRWYPGGGLYRNVWLSTTQAVRVRQWGTFVTTPKVTKESAQVVLDVEIENASESSEKITVATELYELDENGDVQGEAVASFEKREVEVEAGGVSKISSTLELENPKLWGPAPSQTPHRYLARTSLLLGEKSVDVYETKFGIRDLRFDAREGLFVNGERIYLQGVNQHHDLGALGAAFNLRAAERQLEMLREMGCNAIRIAHNPPASELLELTDRMGFLVVDEIFDCWERKKTPLDFHLIFPEWSEPDMRAFLRRDRNHPSVIMWSIGNEVGEQYTDEAGAAVAQRLQNIVKSEDSTRPTAASFNYAKPDMPITAVTDTISLNYQGEGIRNAPAYAHLKGINTPPLYPKFHDAYPEKLIISSENAAAVSSRGEYLFPVVDGISAPVADGAGGDPSSAQVSSYELYTAPFGSSADKVLGSLERHPYVGGGFVWSGWDYLGEPTPYYSARSSYFGVIDLAGFKKDRFYLYQAHWRPDLPMVHILPHWNWKEREGEVTPVHVFTSGDEAELFLNGKSLGRKKKGDFEYRIRWDDVVFEAGKLEVIAYENGKEWARSEVETTGEATRLSIEADRTEISADGYDLSFITVRVLDSEGLWVPDSDVPLSFEVSGAGELVATDNGDSTSLVSFKSPQRNAFNGLGLGIVRSFSEQPGEIEIRVTSPGLQSDILTVNTEAIEASSN, from the coding sequence ATGCTCCGCCTGTCGGTGGCTCTTGCCCTTGCCGCATCTTTTTGCCTCGCCGCTTGGCCGGCTTCCGACCGGAATGAAGGTCGCACTAGGGTGCTTCTGAACGAGGGCTGGAAATTTATGAAGTACGAGTCGGCGGAACTCGCGGATGATCTGATCTACGACGTAAGGCCTGAAGTTTTGGACGGCGAGGATGGGAAGGCAGCGGATGCAAAGCCGACCGAGGCAGTAGCAGTAAAAGTAGACAGAACGGTCTTGAATCCTTGGGTTTTGCCGACCGCCAACGCCTTCATTGCCGACCCTGCGGATCGCCATGCAAGACCCGAGGGACAGAGTCCCGGGGCGGAATTCCCATTCAATCAGCTCGATTTTGACGACAGCGGCTGGGAAGAGGTGCGGTTGCCTCACGATTGGGCGATTGAAGGACCTTTTATGGAGGGCAAAGATGCTGCTGTGGGAGGCGGAATGGGCAGACTGCCCAGCCCTGGAGTTGCTTGGTATCGGAAAAGCTTGGACATCCCTACTGAGGACGAGGGGAAGTCGGTCTTCCTCGAAATTGACGGAGCCATGTCCTATGCCATGGTTTGGTGCAACGGTACCCTGGTCGGTGGCTGGCCGTATGGCTACGCTTCCTGGCGACTCGATTTGACGGATTATCTCGAGTTCGGGGGAGCAAACCAAATATCTATCCGCGTCGACAATCCGCCGTATTCTTCGCGCTGGTATCCAGGTGGAGGCCTCTACCGAAATGTCTGGCTTAGCACCACTCAAGCGGTTCGTGTGCGACAGTGGGGCACCTTTGTCACGACCCCAAAGGTGACGAAAGAGTCCGCCCAGGTGGTTTTAGATGTGGAGATAGAGAACGCTTCAGAAAGCTCCGAAAAGATCACAGTCGCGACGGAACTTTATGAATTGGATGAAAACGGAGATGTCCAGGGGGAAGCTGTAGCGAGTTTCGAGAAAAGAGAGGTCGAGGTTGAGGCGGGTGGCGTCTCGAAAATTTCGTCAACCCTCGAGTTGGAGAATCCCAAGTTGTGGGGGCCGGCTCCCTCCCAGACGCCGCATCGCTACCTAGCCCGGACGAGTTTGCTCCTTGGTGAAAAGTCAGTGGATGTGTACGAGACGAAATTCGGCATCCGCGATTTGCGGTTCGATGCGAGAGAAGGACTCTTCGTGAATGGGGAACGGATCTATCTACAGGGAGTAAATCAGCACCACGATCTCGGAGCTCTCGGGGCCGCATTTAATTTGAGAGCAGCGGAACGCCAACTTGAGATGTTGCGGGAGATGGGCTGCAACGCGATCCGGATAGCCCACAACCCGCCCGCTTCTGAACTTCTGGAGCTGACGGACCGCATGGGCTTTTTGGTGGTCGACGAGATTTTCGACTGCTGGGAGCGGAAAAAGACCCCATTGGACTTTCACCTTATTTTTCCGGAGTGGAGTGAGCCAGACATGCGGGCGTTTTTGCGGAGGGACCGGAATCACCCATCTGTCATTATGTGGAGCATCGGCAATGAAGTAGGGGAGCAGTACACTGACGAAGCAGGAGCTGCGGTAGCTCAACGCCTTCAGAACATCGTGAAGTCGGAAGATTCCACTCGTCCGACGGCTGCGTCATTTAACTACGCGAAGCCGGACATGCCTATCACGGCTGTGACCGATACGATCAGTCTGAACTATCAAGGAGAAGGTATTCGTAATGCGCCAGCCTACGCCCACTTGAAGGGAATTAATACGCCTCCCTTGTATCCTAAGTTTCATGACGCCTATCCCGAGAAGTTGATAATCAGTAGCGAGAATGCGGCTGCAGTGAGCTCGCGGGGCGAGTACTTGTTTCCCGTTGTAGATGGAATCAGTGCACCAGTTGCCGATGGCGCAGGAGGGGATCCGTCGAGCGCTCAAGTAAGTTCCTACGAGTTGTACACAGCTCCGTTTGGATCTTCGGCAGACAAGGTGCTAGGCTCTCTCGAACGTCATCCGTATGTGGGAGGCGGATTCGTCTGGAGCGGTTGGGATTATCTGGGCGAGCCAACTCCCTACTACTCGGCTCGCAGTTCCTATTTTGGCGTTATCGATCTGGCCGGTTTCAAAAAAGATCGCTTCTACCTTTACCAAGCTCATTGGAGGCCAGATCTACCGATGGTCCATATTTTGCCTCATTGGAATTGGAAGGAGAGGGAAGGGGAAGTGACGCCAGTGCATGTTTTTACTTCGGGCGATGAAGCGGAGCTATTCTTGAACGGCAAGTCTCTGGGCCGAAAAAAGAAAGGCGATTTTGAATACAGGATTCGTTGGGATGACGTTGTATTTGAAGCGGGTAAACTTGAGGTTATTGCATACGAGAATGGTAAGGAATGGGCTCGAAGCGAGGTTGAGACCACGGGCGAAGCTACTCGCTTAAGCATCGAAGCCGACCGGACGGAGATTTCGGCTGATGGATACGATCTTTCGTTTATCACGGTTCGCGTATTGGACTCGGAAGGCCTTTGGGTTCCCGACTCTGATGTTCCCCTAAGTTTCGAGGTGAGTGGAGCGGGGGAATTGGTCGCTACGGACAATGGCGACTCCACGAGCCTTGTCTCTTTCAAGTCTCCCCAACGAAATGCGTTTAATGGCTTGGGGCTTGGCATTGTGAGAAGCTTTTCGGAACAACCTGGTGAAATTGAGATCCGCGTGACTTCTCCCGGGCTGCAGTCGGATATCCTAACTGTGAATACTGAAGCTATCGAGGCTTCCTCGAACTAA